The following coding sequences are from one Epilithonimonas vandammei window:
- a CDS encoding c-type cytochrome, translating into MKNLFFTAILLSLTITSCSEKKEQVAEQQPTTESNTMMEEPKPAASADNASTTAAAKPEDEGKALVEGADCLSCHKVDSKLVGPSYQDVAAKYTEADIDHLSQKIIDGGKGVWGDIPMTPHAGLSKENAQKMVKYILSLKK; encoded by the coding sequence ATGAAAAACTTATTTTTTACAGCAATTTTGCTCTCTCTTACCATCACTTCTTGCTCAGAAAAAAAAGAACAAGTAGCAGAACAGCAGCCCACAACAGAATCCAATACAATGATGGAGGAACCAAAACCTGCAGCATCTGCTGATAATGCTTCAACAACAGCCGCAGCAAAGCCCGAAGACGAAGGCAAAGCTCTTGTAGAAGGCGCAGACTGCCTGTCTTGTCACAAGGTAGATTCTAAATTGGTGGGACCGTCTTATCAGGACGTAGCAGCAAAATATACCGAAGCTGACATTGACCATCTTTCGCAGAAGATCATTGATGGCGGAAAAGGTGTTTGGGGCGATATCCCGATGACACCGCACGCCGGACTCAGCAAAGAGAACGCTCAGAAAATGGTAAAATATATCCTTTCACTTAAAAAATAG
- a CDS encoding SCO family protein — protein sequence MKNLLYILLAMASLSCSKKNEEISPDSIYNVSSKWEKQDGKTITFSDMKGKVLVTAMIFTSCKTACPRLTAEMRTISQKVGKTNPEDIQYVLISIDPKNDTPQVMKAYLDTNKFDEKQWTFIRSNEDDTRELANVMAVKYKEISPIEFSHSNIISVYSKKGTLAYQKEGLDSGDDDLVKEIKKQIEL from the coding sequence AAACTTACTTTATATTTTGTTGGCAATGGCAAGTTTGTCCTGCAGCAAAAAAAACGAAGAAATAAGTCCGGATTCCATTTATAATGTCAGTTCCAAATGGGAGAAACAGGACGGTAAAACCATTACGTTTTCTGATATGAAAGGGAAAGTTCTGGTTACTGCAATGATTTTTACATCGTGTAAAACCGCTTGCCCGAGACTCACTGCCGAGATGAGAACCATCTCCCAAAAAGTAGGAAAAACCAATCCGGAAGACATCCAGTATGTTTTGATTTCCATTGATCCGAAAAACGATACGCCCCAAGTAATGAAAGCTTATCTGGATACCAATAAATTCGATGAAAAACAATGGACATTTATCCGCAGCAACGAGGATGATACGCGGGAACTCGCCAACGTAATGGCTGTTAAATACAAAGAAATTTCGCCGATAGAGTTTTCGCACTCCAATATCATCAGTGTCTATTCCAAAAAAGGAACTTTAGCTTACCAAAAAGAAGGTCTGGACTCCGGCGATGATGACCTTGTAAAAGAAATTAAAAAACAAATAGAATTATAA